The Thiosulfativibrio zosterae genome has a window encoding:
- a CDS encoding ribulose bisphosphate carboxylase small subunit, whose translation MANIQTDDYRTQYTLETFSFLPPLTADEVYDQIVYIINQGWTPALEHEEPVNASKHYWGMWKLPFFGMRDPNLVLAEVEACRQAYPDHLIRVIGYDNYTQCQGHNFVVYRPRGM comes from the coding sequence ATGGCAAATATTCAAACTGATGATTACCGCACGCAATATACGTTAGAAACCTTTTCGTTTTTACCGCCTTTAACTGCGGACGAAGTGTATGACCAAATTGTCTACATTATTAACCAAGGCTGGACGCCAGCCTTAGAACACGAAGAACCCGTGAATGCTTCAAAACATTACTGGGGTATGTGGAAGCTTCCATTCTTCGGTATGCGTGACCCTAATCTGGTATTGGCAGAAGTTGAGGCGTGTCGTCAAGCTTACCCAGACCATTTGATTCGCGTCATAGGTTATGACAACTACACCCAGTGTCAAGGACATAACTTTGTGGTTTATCGTCCAAGAGGGATGTAA
- a CDS encoding form I ribulose bisphosphate carboxylase large subunit: MAAKTFDAGVQDYKLTYWTPDYTPLDTDLLACFKVVPQAGVPREEAAAAVAAESSTGTWTTVWTDLLTDMEFYKGRAYRIEEVPGDKEAFYAFIAYPLDLFEEGSVVNVLTSLVGNVFGFKAVRSLRLEDIRFPIAYIKTCMGPPSGIQVERDKLNKYGRPMLGATIKPKLGLSAKNYGRAVYECLRGGLDLTKDDENINSQPFQRWQNRFEFVAEAVHKATQETGERKGHYLNVTAPDCEQMLERAEFAKELGMPIIMHDFLTAGFSANTSLAKWCRKNGVLLHIHRAMHAVIDRNPRHGIHFRVLAKCLRLSGGDHLHTGTVVGKLEGDRASTLGFVDQLRESFVPEDRSRGVFFDQDWGSMPGVFAVASGGIHVWHMPQLVSIFGDDSVLQFGGGTQGHPGGNAAGAAANRVALEACVKARNEGRDLEREGSDILREAARHSKELAVALETWKEIKFEFDTVDKLDVR; the protein is encoded by the coding sequence ATGGCAGCAAAAACTTTTGATGCAGGTGTTCAGGATTACAAACTGACTTACTGGACCCCAGACTATACCCCGCTAGATACAGATTTATTGGCTTGTTTCAAAGTGGTTCCGCAAGCCGGAGTCCCTAGAGAAGAAGCAGCCGCTGCGGTTGCCGCAGAAAGTTCAACCGGTACTTGGACCACCGTATGGACTGACTTATTAACAGACATGGAATTTTACAAAGGCCGTGCTTACCGTATAGAAGAAGTGCCTGGCGATAAAGAAGCATTCTACGCTTTCATCGCTTACCCACTAGATCTATTCGAAGAAGGTTCTGTTGTAAACGTATTAACTTCTTTGGTTGGTAACGTATTTGGTTTTAAAGCGGTTCGTTCTTTAAGACTTGAAGATATTCGTTTCCCAATTGCTTACATCAAAACTTGTATGGGACCACCAAGTGGTATTCAGGTTGAGCGTGATAAGTTAAACAAATATGGTCGTCCAATGTTGGGTGCAACCATCAAACCAAAACTAGGTTTATCGGCTAAAAACTATGGTCGTGCTGTTTATGAGTGTTTGCGTGGTGGTTTAGATTTAACCAAAGATGATGAAAACATCAACTCGCAACCTTTCCAACGCTGGCAGAACCGTTTTGAGTTTGTGGCAGAAGCCGTTCACAAGGCAACCCAAGAAACCGGTGAGCGTAAAGGGCATTACTTAAATGTAACGGCACCAGATTGCGAACAAATGCTAGAAAGAGCTGAGTTTGCTAAAGAATTAGGCATGCCAATCATCATGCACGACTTCTTAACCGCTGGTTTCAGTGCTAACACTTCACTGGCTAAATGGTGTCGTAAGAATGGCGTATTACTCCACATTCACCGTGCCATGCACGCGGTAATTGACCGTAACCCAAGACACGGTATTCACTTCCGCGTTTTAGCTAAGTGTTTGCGTTTGTCAGGTGGTGACCATTTACATACTGGTACGGTTGTAGGGAAGTTAGAAGGTGACAGAGCATCAACTCTAGGGTTTGTTGACCAGTTGCGTGAATCATTTGTACCAGAAGATCGCTCGCGTGGTGTGTTCTTCGACCAAGATTGGGGCTCAATGCCAGGCGTATTTGCCGTTGCATCGGGTGGTATCCATGTATGGCACATGCCACAGTTGGTATCTATCTTTGGTGATGATTCAGTACTCCAGTTTGGGGGCGGAACACAAGGTCACCCAGGCGGTAACGCAGCGGGTGCAGCAGCAAACCGTGTGGCATTAGAAGCGTGTGTTAAGGCTAGAAACGAAGGTCGTGACCTAGAAAGAGAAGGTTCAGACATTCTGCGTGAAGCGGCCAGACACAGTAAAGAATTAGCCGTGGCATTGGAAACTTGGAAAGAAATCAAGTTTGAATTTGACACAGTTGACAAGCTCGATGTTCGTTAA
- a CDS encoding DUF2189 domain-containing protein: MSTTVSTSHTHLHLTESGEHLVSHDAKYSDIGRWLRQGWMDMAHAPGASLFYGSIMALSVALVYFSFIAEPLMMFKVATFFVLLSPFLATGLYYVAQQLEQGKQPSLSASLVAWRPNVGEFALFAVALGLVIAIWARITPMIAAVVKSNSLLIVDPNAGLMGFLSSDAGLSFLAYFMIGAVIATAFVFTISVVTIPLLLRDNNIGAVQAMIISFQVTMENKGVMAVWALTVGALVTLGLVTFGLAMLIVMPLLGYASWHAFNDLVEIKES; the protein is encoded by the coding sequence ATGTCAACAACTGTATCTACTTCACACACACACCTGCACCTAACTGAAAGCGGTGAACACTTGGTTTCTCATGATGCCAAATATTCAGATATAGGTCGTTGGTTAAGACAGGGCTGGATGGACATGGCACATGCGCCAGGTGCGTCTTTATTTTATGGTTCAATCATGGCTTTGTCTGTCGCCCTGGTGTATTTTTCTTTTATCGCCGAACCCCTCATGATGTTTAAAGTGGCCACTTTCTTTGTGCTGTTGTCGCCTTTTTTAGCCACAGGACTTTATTATGTGGCGCAACAGCTTGAACAAGGCAAGCAACCTTCCCTTTCAGCCTCTTTGGTTGCCTGGCGACCCAATGTTGGGGAATTTGCGCTGTTCGCAGTCGCTTTAGGTTTGGTAATTGCTATTTGGGCCAGAATAACGCCTATGATTGCTGCGGTCGTTAAATCCAACAGCTTGCTCATTGTTGACCCCAATGCTGGACTAATGGGCTTTTTAAGCTCAGACGCAGGCTTGAGCTTTTTAGCTTACTTTATGATTGGCGCTGTGATAGCAACCGCTTTTGTATTTACCATCAGCGTGGTGACAATTCCATTATTACTGCGTGACAACAATATTGGCGCAGTACAAGCGATGATTATCAGTTTCCAAGTGACCATGGAAAACAAAGGCGTTATGGCAGTTTGGGCGCTTACTGTTGGCGCGCTAGTAACCTTAGGTTTGGTGACTTTCGGCCTAGCCATGTTAATTGTGATGCCACTGCTCGGTTACGCCAGCTGGCATGCATTTAATGATTTGGTTGAGATTAAAGAATCCTAA
- a CDS encoding CBS domain-containing protein yields the protein MFAIYNIEGRRFRDNLEALKRVRSPHANEAVDVHTNIAQDETVIVQGLKTEPVNSKGLDAYRKMLHLNERQPIFHAYQLMSHPVVTLPLDLPIQDAYQMLKKHDFNQMPVSNSQMQLVGMVTLNNLLAFIIDDGERVSFVTNKTVKDAMSPEVITADPVSDVRRIANVMVDYDVTSVPIVNEQDHLVGIVTRTDLLKAMLKDPPLSLWG from the coding sequence ATGTTTGCCATTTACAATATTGAAGGACGCCGTTTTAGAGATAATCTTGAAGCCTTAAAACGCGTGCGTTCGCCGCATGCCAATGAAGCGGTGGATGTGCACACCAATATTGCACAAGACGAAACGGTGATCGTGCAGGGTTTAAAAACTGAACCTGTTAACAGCAAAGGGCTAGACGCCTATCGCAAGATGTTGCATCTTAATGAGCGGCAGCCTATTTTTCATGCGTATCAACTCATGAGCCATCCTGTGGTCACCTTACCGCTGGACTTACCCATTCAAGACGCTTATCAAATGCTGAAAAAGCATGACTTTAATCAAATGCCCGTCAGCAATTCGCAGATGCAATTGGTGGGCATGGTTACCTTAAATAATTTGTTGGCTTTTATTATTGATGATGGCGAGCGGGTTTCGTTTGTGACCAATAAAACGGTTAAAGATGCCATGAGCCCAGAAGTGATTACCGCCGACCCTGTATCGGATGTGCGCCGCATTGCCAATGTAATGGTTGACTATGATGTGACCAGTGTGCCGATTGTGAATGAGCAAGATCATTTGGTGGGCATCGTCACTCGCACGGATTTGCTCAAAGCCATGCTAAAAGATCCGCCCCTAAGCTTGTGGGGGTAA
- a CDS encoding YbcC family protein encodes MKTNTINLNQTITLTESQQKALQEACDFIAPTWPLDQWIAVNPWWELRDKPIQEVAAQLAALAQVQALPSKSYFEPLWLSRILPSHLEKAMQESGIEVDQNTCESHLLSSDEAAHWHNISDLMDSGRDRLHRMAWRDEITHQISQFCAFYFHDSEVCSQFSNGSDGFYHSWLKATQADLGIEIIMAEDGLTELFQALPDTPEALIAEALRDLQVSDRYVGDYAHALLLDMNGWASWVAYERWQDRLNQQPNGLMMELLAIRLAWELVLWRYQKQKSRSVFGELKFLWRHQLAKLKDLKKSHAQAQQLTWIWQRASEIAYQEGLHEQLQTPPPAEQPKPLMQAAFCIDVRSEVMRRSLEAQDERIQTLGFAGFFGLPMEYQAPGSSLVRPQLPGLLKPNVRLTPILDPEQVQKQKAIFNRKARWLDWGSAAPATFSMVEASGLLYAFKLLRNTLFPEPHQHPVNDLEVGKTWALSQDNQPLSLQQLVDLAAGILKAMGLNKNLAQFVLLVGHGSQTCNNPHAAGLDCGACGGQTGELNVRVLAYLLNRLDIREGLMAQGIDIPETTEFIAALHNTTTDDIKCFDIEEVDEQLEFWLENASDFCRQERALRLGLPKLNRNELNKEIRSRAKDWSQVRPEWGLANNASFIVAPRHRTAHLNLQGRSFLHDYNADSDSQFGLLELIMTAPMVVTNWINLQYYASVCDNYKYGSGNKVLHNVVGGNIGVFEGNGGDLRIGLSMQSIHNGEDWMHEPLRLSVYIDAPQTAIEDIAARHEAVGNLIKNEWLFLFHWGKDGKISRFNGSEWLEVA; translated from the coding sequence ATGAAAACGAACACGATCAACCTTAATCAAACCATTACGCTAACTGAGTCTCAGCAAAAAGCTTTGCAAGAAGCTTGCGATTTTATCGCCCCAACTTGGCCTTTGGACCAATGGATTGCGGTAAACCCTTGGTGGGAGTTGCGCGACAAACCCATTCAAGAAGTGGCAGCGCAGTTGGCCGCTTTGGCGCAAGTGCAGGCTTTGCCCAGTAAAAGTTATTTTGAACCTTTATGGTTAAGTCGTATTTTGCCAAGCCACTTAGAAAAAGCTATGCAAGAATCTGGCATAGAGGTCGATCAAAATACTTGTGAATCTCATTTGCTTTCAAGTGATGAAGCGGCGCATTGGCATAATATCAGCGACTTAATGGACAGTGGTCGTGACCGTTTGCACCGCATGGCTTGGCGGGATGAAATTACCCATCAAATTAGTCAGTTTTGTGCTTTCTATTTTCACGACTCAGAGGTATGTAGCCAATTCAGTAACGGTTCGGATGGTTTTTACCACAGTTGGTTAAAAGCCACGCAAGCGGATTTAGGCATTGAAATCATTATGGCGGAAGATGGTTTGACCGAACTTTTCCAGGCCTTGCCGGACACCCCAGAAGCCTTAATTGCAGAGGCACTACGCGATTTGCAAGTGTCTGATCGATATGTGGGTGATTACGCGCATGCTTTGTTGCTTGATATGAATGGTTGGGCCTCTTGGGTGGCTTATGAGCGTTGGCAAGACCGACTCAATCAACAGCCTAACGGCTTAATGATGGAGTTATTAGCGATTCGTTTAGCTTGGGAGCTGGTGTTGTGGCGTTACCAAAAACAAAAAAGTCGTAGCGTTTTTGGCGAGTTAAAGTTTTTGTGGCGTCATCAGTTGGCTAAGTTAAAAGACTTGAAAAAGTCGCACGCTCAGGCGCAACAATTGACCTGGATATGGCAAAGAGCTTCTGAAATTGCTTACCAAGAAGGTTTGCATGAACAGTTACAAACGCCGCCACCAGCAGAACAACCCAAACCTTTAATGCAAGCGGCTTTTTGTATTGATGTGCGCTCAGAAGTTATGCGCCGTTCGCTTGAGGCGCAAGATGAGCGTATTCAAACGCTTGGATTTGCAGGATTTTTTGGCTTGCCCATGGAATATCAAGCTCCCGGCAGTTCTTTGGTAAGACCGCAATTGCCTGGGCTGTTAAAACCCAATGTGCGTTTAACGCCCATTTTGGATCCTGAGCAAGTGCAAAAACAAAAAGCCATTTTTAACCGTAAAGCCCGCTGGTTAGATTGGGGCAGCGCTGCGCCAGCCACTTTTAGTATGGTTGAAGCCAGTGGTTTGCTCTATGCGTTTAAATTGTTGCGTAATACGCTTTTTCCAGAGCCACATCAACATCCGGTGAATGATTTAGAAGTGGGCAAAACTTGGGCGTTATCGCAAGATAACCAACCTTTAAGTTTGCAACAACTGGTTGATTTGGCCGCGGGCATTTTAAAAGCCATGGGGTTAAATAAAAATTTGGCACAGTTTGTATTGCTGGTAGGGCACGGAAGCCAAACTTGCAACAACCCTCATGCGGCTGGTCTAGATTGTGGCGCTTGCGGCGGACAAACGGGCGAATTGAATGTGCGAGTGCTGGCCTATTTGTTAAATCGCTTAGATATCAGAGAAGGTTTGATGGCGCAAGGGATTGATATTCCTGAAACCACAGAGTTTATCGCTGCTTTGCACAATACCACAACAGACGATATTAAATGTTTTGACATTGAAGAAGTGGATGAACAACTTGAGTTTTGGTTAGAAAATGCCTCAGACTTCTGTCGCCAAGAGCGCGCTTTGCGCTTAGGTTTGCCAAAACTCAATCGTAATGAACTCAATAAAGAAATTCGTTCGCGCGCTAAAGATTGGTCGCAAGTGCGTCCAGAATGGGGCTTGGCAAATAACGCCTCGTTTATCGTGGCACCGCGTCATCGTACAGCGCATTTAAATTTGCAGGGACGCAGTTTTTTACATGACTACAACGCCGATTCTGACAGCCAATTTGGCTTACTAGAGCTCATTATGACAGCGCCCATGGTGGTGACCAATTGGATTAACTTGCAATACTATGCCTCTGTTTGCGACAACTATAAGTATGGCAGTGGAAATAAGGTGTTGCACAATGTTGTTGGCGGCAATATCGGTGTTTTTGAAGGCAATGGCGGGGATTTACGGATTGGACTGTCCATGCAATCGATTCACAATGGTGAGGATTGGATGCACGAACCCCTGCGTTTAAGTGTGTATATCGACGCACCGCAAACAGCCATAGAAGACATTGCAGCACGCCACGAAGCGGTCGGTAATTTGATTAAAAATGAATGGTTGTTTTTATTTCATTGGGGCAAAGACGGCAAAATCTCGCGTTTCAATGGATCTGAGTGGCTGGAGGTTGCTTAA
- a CDS encoding NADH-quinone oxidoreductase subunit L, whose translation MNTPMVWSIMLYAIPLLFLMGAGANSRKVNWGVAKWVTQMALAISTIFALLVVLGKVSLTDVHSVAWLNPSTSSLVMLVLISFIALVNVRFSEKYMSGNAEEEERYVRWLMLSLGAVTLVVISNHLLVFMVAWIAISIGLHQLLVFYPQRQRAVLAAYKKFIFARLAEISLFSAILLLHKDTGSWLISDVYTAMSQATELNGLQEAAAILLALTALIKCAQLPLHGWLIQVVESPTPVSALLHAGIINLGGFLMILFAPLMIQSAIAQWLLLIVGGLTTVVAALIMMTKISVKVRLAWSTMSQMGLMLVECGLGLYELALLHLVAHSCYKAYAFLNSGSEVESDLKRRLALPKMPRAPQWISSFLIASGFVLGMIWVFDISAPYSPWLLLGIAMMILVAERDSRLQRGGLFGVLSMALILVAAYSLQKYGAGLVVQSLPDAVGLWGDIWMSALFITFMALYWILKYWPEHPKVMHFRVALYAGFYLDEWVTRVSLKFFPKRLPVRFNPKQLQIAAREMIQ comes from the coding sequence ATGAATACTCCCATGGTTTGGTCGATCATGCTTTACGCCATCCCACTGCTGTTTTTAATGGGCGCTGGTGCTAATTCGCGCAAAGTTAATTGGGGCGTTGCCAAGTGGGTGACCCAAATGGCTTTGGCAATCTCAACGATCTTTGCATTATTGGTGGTGCTGGGCAAGGTGTCTTTGACAGATGTGCACAGCGTTGCTTGGTTAAATCCATCGACCAGTAGTTTAGTGATGTTGGTGCTAATCAGTTTTATTGCTTTGGTGAATGTGCGTTTTTCTGAAAAGTACATGTCAGGCAATGCCGAAGAAGAAGAACGCTATGTTCGCTGGTTAATGTTAAGCCTTGGCGCGGTGACCTTAGTGGTGATCAGCAACCATTTATTGGTATTTATGGTGGCTTGGATTGCGATTAGTATTGGACTGCATCAATTATTGGTTTTTTATCCGCAGCGTCAGCGTGCGGTATTGGCAGCTTACAAAAAATTTATTTTTGCGCGCCTTGCTGAAATCAGTTTATTCAGTGCAATTTTATTGCTGCACAAAGACACCGGCTCTTGGTTGATTAGTGATGTTTACACGGCCATGTCGCAAGCGACAGAACTCAATGGTTTGCAAGAAGCCGCGGCAATTTTATTGGCTTTAACCGCCTTAATTAAATGTGCTCAGTTGCCCTTACATGGCTGGTTAATTCAAGTGGTCGAATCGCCCACGCCAGTTTCGGCATTGTTACACGCCGGTATCATTAATTTGGGTGGCTTTTTAATGATTTTATTTGCACCCCTCATGATTCAATCGGCGATTGCGCAATGGTTGTTGTTAATAGTCGGTGGTTTAACCACCGTGGTTGCCGCCTTAATTATGATGACTAAAATCAGCGTGAAAGTGCGTTTAGCTTGGTCAACCATGTCGCAAATGGGATTAATGTTGGTTGAGTGTGGCTTAGGACTCTATGAATTAGCTCTATTACATTTGGTGGCGCACTCTTGTTACAAAGCTTATGCCTTCTTAAACAGTGGTTCGGAAGTCGAGTCCGATTTAAAACGCCGTTTGGCCTTGCCAAAAATGCCGCGTGCGCCGCAGTGGATTAGTAGCTTTTTGATTGCATCCGGCTTTGTGTTGGGCATGATTTGGGTATTTGATATTTCAGCGCCTTATAGTCCTTGGCTATTACTGGGTATCGCCATGATGATTTTGGTGGCCGAGCGTGACAGTCGCTTACAGCGTGGTGGACTATTTGGGGTGTTAAGCATGGCATTGATTTTGGTGGCGGCTTATTCACTGCAAAAATACGGCGCTGGACTGGTGGTGCAATCTTTGCCAGATGCCGTTGGTTTGTGGGGCGATATTTGGATGAGTGCTTTATTCATTACCTTTATGGCCTTGTATTGGATACTGAAATATTGGCCAGAACATCCCAAGGTGATGCATTTCAGAGTCGCTTTGTATGCCGGATTTTATTTGGATGAATGGGTAACGCGAGTCAGCTTAAAGTTTTTCCCCAAGCGTTTACCCGTGCGTTTTAACCCTAAACAATTACAAATAGCAGCAAGGGAGATGATTCAATGA
- a CDS encoding DUF1566 domain-containing protein codes for MPYLNPYFRHQPYLKLSFILLLAISSHQASAHNGELSLLKDGVIKDEQQQLLWQACPWGQTWQDSQCKGSRQALDWTEAMRLSNEQTNQTDWRLPTQPELKNFLKAAASQAKINSWYRYLIKTEPGEQPNFYWSSTIGNGYQTGAWGIQADTQSGHFYFRSTPGWVLMVKQTLEKTPKL; via the coding sequence ATGCCATATTTAAATCCCTATTTTCGTCACCAGCCTTATCTAAAATTGAGTTTTATATTGTTGTTGGCTATCAGCAGTCATCAGGCAAGCGCCCACAATGGTGAATTGAGTTTATTAAAAGATGGTGTCATCAAAGATGAGCAACAACAACTCCTGTGGCAAGCTTGTCCTTGGGGACAAACATGGCAAGACTCACAATGCAAAGGCAGTCGCCAAGCGTTGGATTGGACAGAAGCCATGCGTTTATCTAATGAGCAAACCAATCAAACAGATTGGCGTCTTCCCACCCAACCAGAATTAAAAAATTTCTTAAAAGCCGCTGCCTCTCAAGCAAAAATAAATTCTTGGTATCGATATTTGATAAAGACAGAACCCGGCGAACAACCCAATTTTTATTGGAGCAGCACTATTGGCAATGGCTACCAAACCGGCGCCTGGGGAATACAAGCAGACACCCAATCTGGTCATTTTTACTTTAGAAGCACGCCAGGCTGGGTCTTGATGGTAAAACAAACTTTAGAAAAGACCCCAAAGTTATAA
- a CDS encoding HDOD domain-containing protein has translation MQDKIKEANAILAKMNVPNLPDEVIKLQDELQKKFPNTVTIANLISRNSELLADFMTLVNTNLTTEKQQIKDAKAAVNVMGLDEIYNIFLSASIMQLLGASPAERAILSHGAKSGIAAAELSYWVFDVSRSEAYMAGLMQNVGAIYLSRFDDEYKAIFESQMSNPITGFLKEFELFQTEHTILGAIVCKKWNIDPIIYKALMFHHDVDFAVKTASNQKIKHITALIILSNYVVSSTLSEQYITQEIKNYRDLAKNLLELPDNAMKAATASVLKWGSKL, from the coding sequence ATGCAGGATAAAATAAAAGAAGCTAACGCCATCTTGGCTAAAATGAATGTCCCAAACTTGCCCGATGAAGTGATTAAACTGCAAGATGAGCTTCAAAAAAAGTTCCCAAATACCGTCACCATTGCTAATTTAATTTCTCGCAACTCAGAATTGTTAGCCGACTTTATGACCCTGGTCAACACCAACCTGACCACTGAAAAGCAACAAATCAAAGATGCCAAAGCGGCAGTGAATGTGATGGGTTTGGATGAAATCTATAACATCTTTTTGTCTGCCAGCATCATGCAGCTATTAGGCGCTTCCCCCGCAGAAAGAGCCATTCTCAGCCATGGCGCAAAATCAGGCATAGCGGCGGCCGAACTCTCCTACTGGGTATTTGATGTTTCGCGTTCAGAAGCCTATATGGCAGGTTTAATGCAAAATGTTGGCGCTATCTATTTGTCGCGCTTTGACGATGAATACAAAGCCATTTTTGAATCCCAAATGAGCAACCCCATTACAGGTTTCTTAAAAGAATTCGAACTTTTTCAAACGGAACATACCATTTTAGGCGCCATCGTTTGCAAAAAATGGAACATTGACCCCATCATTTATAAAGCCTTAATGTTTCATCATGATGTCGATTTCGCAGTCAAAACCGCCAGCAATCAAAAAATAAAACATATTACCGCCCTGATTATTTTGAGTAATTATGTTGTTAGCTCAACCTTAAGTGAACAATATATTACCCAAGAAATCAAAAATTACCGCGACCTAGCCAAAAACCTACTCGAACTTCCAGACAATGCCATGAAAGCAGCCACCGCTTCGGTTTTAAAATGGGGCAGTAAACTCTAA
- the nudE gene encoding ADP compounds hydrolase NudE produces MKTQKTPTILAEKLVAESRIFKVQALDIEYSNGTRVQFERLVASTHGAVLIVPIINEEMVLIREYSAGVQRYELGFPKGKIDAGETWAEAAVRESMEEVGFRPGQVKRLDSVTLAAGYMGHQIHIVLAQDLVPETAVGDEPEPLEIIHWPIQNWKALLEHPEFTEGRAYAALMLLLKELGKI; encoded by the coding sequence ATGAAAACTCAAAAAACGCCCACCATTTTAGCGGAAAAGTTAGTTGCAGAATCTCGAATATTTAAAGTGCAAGCTTTAGACATAGAATACAGCAACGGCACCCGTGTGCAATTTGAACGCTTGGTTGCTTCAACCCATGGAGCAGTTTTGATTGTGCCCATTATCAACGAAGAAATGGTGCTGATTAGAGAATACAGTGCAGGCGTGCAACGCTATGAGCTGGGTTTTCCTAAGGGCAAAATTGATGCCGGCGAAACCTGGGCCGAAGCCGCGGTGCGCGAAAGCATGGAAGAAGTCGGTTTTAGACCCGGTCAAGTCAAGCGCCTTGATAGCGTAACTTTGGCTGCTGGCTACATGGGGCATCAAATTCACATTGTCTTGGCACAAGATCTAGTGCCAGAAACCGCAGTGGGTGACGAACCCGAACCCCTAGAAATCATCCATTGGCCTATCCAAAACTGGAAAGCACTCTTAGAACACCCAGAGTTCACCGAAGGGCGAGCTTACGCGGCATTAATGTTGTTGCTGAAAGAGCTGGGTAAGATTTAA
- the yrfG gene encoding GMP/IMP nucleotidase: protein MPSTNPNIPWDSIDTVLLDMDGTLLDLYFDWHFWMTFLPQAYANKNQLSLEEANRIIHQKIQEIEGTLNWYCLDYWTQTFELPVVALKREIKHMIQTHPEVITFLQRLKMLNKRLIMVTNAHRDSLTLKLEMTDIGDYFDQMISAHDFGIPKENGEIWQKIQEVAPFDPQRTLLIDDNLRALKTAQEFGIAHLLAATHVSAKMDKINPEHFEAFESYLEIMPQQPQKT, encoded by the coding sequence ATGCCATCAACAAATCCAAATATCCCGTGGGATTCTATTGATACCGTGCTTTTGGACATGGACGGAACCCTATTGGACTTGTATTTTGACTGGCATTTTTGGATGACTTTTTTGCCACAAGCCTATGCCAATAAAAACCAACTGTCGCTAGAAGAAGCAAACCGCATTATCCATCAAAAAATCCAGGAAATTGAAGGCACGCTAAATTGGTATTGTTTGGACTATTGGACCCAAACCTTTGAGTTACCCGTGGTGGCACTCAAGCGTGAAATCAAACACATGATTCAAACCCACCCTGAAGTCATTACCTTTTTACAGCGGTTGAAAATGCTGAATAAACGCTTAATCATGGTGACCAATGCACACCGCGACAGTTTGACGCTCAAGCTAGAAATGACTGACATTGGAGATTATTTTGACCAGATGATTTCAGCACACGACTTTGGCATTCCCAAAGAAAACGGAGAGATTTGGCAAAAGATTCAGGAAGTCGCTCCCTTTGACCCGCAACGCACCTTGCTGATTGATGACAACCTGCGTGCTTTAAAAACTGCGCAAGAATTTGGCATTGCCCATTTGTTAGCCGCCACACATGTCAGCGCCAAAATGGATAAAATAAACCCAGAACATTTTGAAGCCTTTGAAAGCTATCTTGAAATCATGCCGCAACAGCCACAAAAGACTTAA